Proteins from a genomic interval of Neodiprion lecontei isolate iyNeoLeco1 chromosome 2, iyNeoLeco1.1, whole genome shotgun sequence:
- the LOC124292990 gene encoding caldesmon-like: MPIETRTGSKKESGASVDDSLQLKYTETDIEFIKQEVSNKEKRLQKEREALEERQAEIDKKSKHLSEQFRQQEAELEKKQRAIESSKDAGLSEEVQKKLARLAELEAKEIANANTKTQRHNPTEGPAQDVPHPTQPTKGIVEEIKYPTQFKTSKVDDSKNPAQLSASVTDVKIRDTNEATGRSKMDEPRLGPVEDTQLSELLRKKAEIDREVQLLVAQNSRGTDRAVTQSIELATDATFREPGPVCTRSKDELRLEAEILHFKKKAERKKGDLRKSVAPQKPNPVDSYRPDPLSRGAIGRNALNSENDHISIKSVVSVPTDDEDLNLEAEALAREALIRRIQKENREKLKNLRGGIAGPDLGPQELGEPGVPEELVLDRDLEIQLREQEIWERELELQEQELAYQAALADPYRERRRKLAEREEQLKKREQALKDKISGITRPQVTQVVNTVQAPVPPTLPLAEQSISVKDALAVVPKFDGKNITVMQFNRACKRALEMVTPSLEGYLTRLIRSKLADRAYAVIEDESFATLQGLLDKLTEVFAPIRSANHYRGELGQLYKYADEHVLDYIGRTRDIKTGLIEAERRKNRELTNAEIIRLDEEVCEAFVGGLPSDCRNAVLIKGYSNLKTAYERAIDASKALELDRDRARSRGASRAESNNAEPCKHCGRSNHLTDQCRAIRRPAVSRPVENRESCTLCGRSTHSTANCYKNKPPSSQQSTARNTNVVECSYCKSIGHSYNECRKRRYHETISRNNSGNGAGPSGNTGSPRVTRANAIETEEVEAGPSAST; the protein is encoded by the coding sequence GATGACAGCTTACAACTCAAATACACGGAGACCGATATAGAATTCATAAAGCAGGAGGTTTCCAATAAGGAAAAGAGGCTCCAAAAAGAGAGGGAAGCGTTAGAGGAACGTCAAGCAGAAATAGATAAGAAGTCAAAACATCTTAGCGAACAATTCAGACAACAAGAAGctgaattagagaaaaaacagCGCGCGATTGAATCGAGTAAAGACGCGGGGTTATCCgaagaagttcaaaagaaACTTGCCAGGCTCGCCGAGCTCGAGGCGAAAGAAATCGCGAACGCAAATACAAAAACGCAGCGGCACAACCCGACCGAGGGCCCCGCGCAAGACGTACCACATCCTACACAGCCAACAAAAGGCATagtagaagaaatcaaatatcCTACGCAGTTCAAAACGAGCAAGGTAGACGATTCTAAAAATCCTGCACAGCTCTCCGCGAGCGTGACAGACGTTAAAATTAGGGACACTAACGAAGCGACGGGCCGTTCGAAAATGGATGAACCGCGGTTAGGTCCTGTAGAGGACACACAGCTGTCCGAACTTCTCCGTAAGAAGGCAGAAATAGATCGGGAAGTACAACTTCTCGTAGCGCAAAATTCACGCGGCACAGATAGGGCAGTTACCCAAAGCATAGAATTAGCCACAGACGCTACATTTAGGGAACCCGGTCCAGTGTGTACGCGGAGTAAGGATGAATTAAGGTTAGAAGCAGAAATTCTGCACTTCAAAAAGAAggcagaaagaaagaaaggcgaCTTAAGAAAATCCGTGGCGCCTCAAAAACCTAACCCTGTGGACAGTTACCGCCCTGATCCACTCAGCAGAGGAGCGATTGGTAGAAACGCCCTCAATTCAGAAAATGATCACATTTCAATAAAGTCAGTGGTTTCCGTCCCAACTGACGATGAAGATTTGAATTTAGAAGCAGAAGCGTTAGCTAGAGAAGCGTTGATTAGACGCattcaaaaagaaaaccgcGAGAAACTCAAAAATCTACGCGGAGGAATAGCAGGTCCGGACCTGGGACCTCAAGAATTAGGTGAGCCAGGCGTGCCGGAAGAACTAGTCCTCGATAGGGACTTAGAAATACAATTACGCGAGCAAGAGATTTGGGAGCGCGAATTAGAATTGCAGGAGCAAGAACTCGCGTACCAGGCCGCGTTAGCAGATCCGTACCgggagagaaggaggaaaTTAGCTGAGCGCGAGGAACAGTTAAAGAAAAGGGAGCAGGCCCTGAAGGATAAGATCTCGGGAATCACCCGCCCCCAAGTTACTCAAGTCGTTAACACCGTACAGGCACCCGTTCCTCCTACTTTGCCGTTAGCGGAGCAATCCATATCGGTTAAAGACGCGTTAGCGGTAGTCCCAAAatttgacgggaaaaacatCACCGTAATGCAGTTTAATCGGGCGTGCAAGAGGGCACTCGAGATGGTAACACCCAGCTTGGAGGGGTACCTCACGCGCCTCATCAGAAGCAAGCTCGCCGATCGAGCATACGCAGTAATCGAAGACGAGAGTTTTGCAACCCTGCAAGGACTCTTGGACAAACTCACGGAAGTGTTCGCGCCCATTAGATCCGCGAATCATTACCGTGGAGAGCTTGGTCAGCTGTATAAATACGCTGATGAACACGTGCTAGATTACATAGGGAGAACCCGCGACATAAAAACGGGATTAATAGAAGCGGAACGAAGAAAGAACCGCGAGCTAACCAACGCAGAGATAATCAGGTTAGATGAGGAAGTCTGCGAGGCATTTGTCGGCGGACTACCGAGCGACTGCCGGAATGCAGTATTGATCAAAGGTTACTCCAACCTGAAGACAGCCTACGAAAGGGCTATAGATGCCAGCAAGGCATTAGAATTAGATAGAGATCGGGCTAGGAGCCGCGGCGCGAGCAGGGCCGAGAGTAATAACGCAGAGCCGTGTAAACATTGCGGCCGTAGTAATCACCTAACCGATCAGTGCCGAGCGATTAGGAGACCCGCGGTAAGCAGACCCGTGGAAAATAGAGAATCGTGTACGCTGTGCGGGCGGTCGACCCACAGCACAgcaaattgttacaaaaacaaaCCGCCGTCGAGCCAACAGTCGACAGCGCGAAATACAAACGTAGTCGAATGTAGCTACTGCAAGAGCATAGGACATTCATACAACGAATGCCGTAAACGTAGATACCATGAAACAATTAGCCGAAACAACTCGGGAAACGGAGCAGGGCCCTCGGGGAACACGGGCAGCCCCCGAGTAACAAGGGCCAATGCCATAGAGACAGAGGAGGTGGAAGCAGGTCCATCTGCCTCTacttaa